The following nucleotide sequence is from Desulfobacterales bacterium.
CAGTCCACGGTCTTTTCATGCTCTTTCATGTGATTCAGCTTGCCCACCTTCCAGAAATTCACATACGGATGCGCCATGCGGATTACCGCAAGTGCCTGATCGGGGTCAATCACCGGTTCAAGGCTGACCCAGGTAAAGATACCCGCCTTATGAGCGGCTTTTAAAACAGTCAGCCGGTCGTCTACGGTCGAAGCGTTCGGCTCCCACTCCCTGCGTTCGTCATCATCAGCAAAGCAAAGCGTGATGCCAAGCTGCGTACGGGCAGTCTTCATCAGCCCCAGGTCTTCCAGGATCAGATCGGCGCATCCTTTGGTCAGCACCTGATTGTTCAGTCTGTGTTTAGAGACAATTTCAAGAGCCTGCCGCGTCAATCGTTCGGTCCGTTCAAGCGGCTGGTAGGGATCGCTTAGGAAACAAAACAGGATCGAGCGAAAATCACCCCTTAAGCGTTGTGCATCTTTTTCGAGGAGTTCCAAAATATCTTTTCGAGGTTCAGCCTTAGCATGCCATTTTTCCCCGGTTGTCCGCATGCAAGCGGGCGCATAGCAATAGCGGCATCCATGCGTACATCCACGATACAAATTACATGCGAGTTCCGAGTACTCCCGCGCCCTTCCCCTGGGTTCATAAACAACATTCATGTAAGACCTCCTCTATACACAGCGAATCCTTTCCACTCACTCATGACTCCTCATAAAGTTCCAGCTTGCCCCGTTTCCCTTCGCTAAACGGTCTTCGATGTAGGTTGCATACAGATAATCAATGCATCGCCTCCCGATTTGTCAAATATCAATGCGCGGCCCCGATGATGTTATTCTTGCTGGATTATTCTGTCCAAATTAACGGTTAGTAAAATTCCAAGTTATTTAATTTTTTAAAAACGTCCCGGTTGCCTTACTACAGCGCCGCCCGATTTGTGAAATGTTGAGATCTGACCCCGTTGTTTTTCCGTGTGAAATGTTGAGATCTGACCCCGTTGTTTTTGACCCCGTTGTTTTCTTTCAAATTATACATCGAAAACCTTAAGCACCTCGTCGCCATAATGGTTGATGACCTTGACGGCGATTTTGCCTGTTTCGGGCGGGTCGAACGGGGTGCTACTGGTGCTGTAAAGGTTCGACCATGCAGATTCGTCGATTTCGGCGCGAAGGGCGCGTTTGAGTTTGTCGTAGGGTTCGTCGGCGCCGGTAAAATATGCATGGCGGACAAAGAAGCTTTCGCCGTTGTAATCGGTATCGATGAACCAGCAGGCGATGTCGTCGGTGGATGAGCTGCGAATCTGGCCGGTGGTCGGGTCGTACACGTCCACGCCCTTGATCTCCACCGTCAGCTTGCCTCCCTTGGCCTTTTTAATATCCACATCGGGTTCGCCGAACACCATAAAGAGGTTCCCGGCTCCGGTCT
It contains:
- a CDS encoding radical SAM protein codes for the protein MNVVYEPRGRAREYSELACNLYRGCTHGCRYCYAPACMRTTGEKWHAKAEPRKDILELLEKDAQRLRGDFRSILFCFLSDPYQPLERTERLTRQALEIVSKHRLNNQVLTKGCADLILEDLGLMKTARTQLGITLCFADDDERREWEPNASTVDDRLTVLKAAHKAGIFTWVSLEPVIDPDQALAVIRMAHPYVNFWKVGKLNHMKEHEKTVDWGKFLFDAETLLTKLGAKYYIKNDLRSFSIKQ